In Gordonia phthalatica, one genomic interval encodes:
- a CDS encoding SidA/IucD/PvdA family monooxygenase, which translates to MNPTPTDIEAYGAAGTLVAIGAGPKSLAVAAKARVLADLGLPAPRVVVIDKHGVGGNWLPLGGWTDGRHRLGTSPEKDLGFPYRGAPHRTHAAQINAGMLEYSWMAFLVAHQTYTEWIDRGRPNPHHNVWARYLEWAAARSGVDVRIGTAETVRLTDDGWNVAYRRADGTVETVDGDGLLVTGPGSSDEPLLDDPRVLSVSKFWHAVSRREIPASSRAAVIGGGETAASALDELVRHEVMSISVISPAPTIYTRGESYFENSVFSDPTGWPSLPAAERRDVIRRTDRGVFSVSVQENLLADDRINHLRGRVTRARRVGDSVHLALCNPDCTAVEHAFDLVIDATGGRPLWFLDLLDAETLDELELAIGAAPDLRNLENAIGHDLAVTGLPQPLYLPNLAGFAQGPGFPNLSCLGELSNRVLRSAVDRSSVDRSAVDRRSGRVSAPAGVR; encoded by the coding sequence GTGAACCCGACCCCGACGGACATCGAGGCGTACGGCGCCGCAGGCACTCTCGTCGCCATCGGCGCCGGACCCAAATCCCTCGCGGTGGCGGCGAAGGCGCGCGTCCTGGCCGACCTCGGCCTGCCCGCACCGCGCGTCGTCGTGATCGACAAGCACGGCGTCGGCGGCAACTGGCTGCCGCTCGGCGGCTGGACCGACGGCCGCCACCGGCTCGGCACCAGCCCCGAGAAGGACCTCGGCTTCCCCTACCGCGGCGCCCCGCACCGCACGCACGCCGCGCAGATCAACGCCGGGATGCTCGAGTACAGCTGGATGGCGTTCCTCGTGGCGCACCAGACGTACACCGAGTGGATCGACCGCGGTCGCCCCAACCCGCACCACAACGTCTGGGCGCGATACCTGGAGTGGGCCGCGGCCCGCTCCGGCGTCGACGTCCGCATCGGCACCGCCGAGACCGTCCGACTCACCGACGACGGCTGGAACGTCGCGTACCGTCGCGCCGACGGCACCGTCGAGACGGTCGACGGCGACGGACTTCTCGTCACCGGACCCGGGTCCAGCGACGAGCCACTGCTCGACGATCCCCGCGTGCTTTCGGTGTCGAAATTCTGGCATGCGGTGTCCCGCAGGGAGATCCCGGCGTCGTCGCGGGCCGCGGTGATCGGCGGCGGCGAGACCGCGGCGTCCGCCCTCGACGAGCTGGTTCGCCACGAGGTCATGTCGATCTCGGTGATCTCGCCCGCACCCACCATCTACACGCGCGGTGAGAGCTACTTCGAGAACTCGGTCTTCTCCGACCCGACGGGGTGGCCGTCGCTGCCTGCCGCCGAACGCCGCGACGTCATCCGCCGCACCGATCGCGGCGTGTTCTCGGTCAGCGTTCAGGAGAACCTGCTGGCCGACGATCGCATCAACCACCTGCGCGGCCGCGTGACGCGTGCACGCCGCGTCGGCGACTCGGTGCATCTGGCGCTCTGCAACCCCGACTGCACGGCCGTGGAGCACGCGTTCGACCTGGTCATCGACGCCACCGGCGGTCGTCCGCTGTGGTTCCTCGACCTCCTCGATGCGGAGACCCTCGACGAGCTGGAACTGGCGATCGGGGCCGCCCCCGACCTGCGGAATCTGGAGAACGCCATCGGCCACGACCTCGCCGTCACCGGACTCCCGCAGCCGCTGTACCTGCCGAACCTCGCGGGCTTCGCGCAGGGACCGGGCTTCCCGAATCTCAGCTGCCTCGGCGAGCTCTCGAACCGCGTCCTCCGCAGTGCCGTGGACCGCAGTTCCGTGGACCGCAGTGCCGTGGACCGCCGCAGCGGTCGAGTCTCCGCCCCGGCGGGGGTGCGCTGA